A window from Desulfonatronum sp. SC1 encodes these proteins:
- a CDS encoding 50S ribosomal protein L11 methyltransferase, with protein MELSRIELLVAEENEDRFAGFLAQRVSWGWEVDLSEPGWVRFVIHFEARDRAESLPRDADQAQDFPRNLAGELLRDVRREWPEVVCSESTYEDKDWGESWKEFFSPVRVDDTFLVLPPWLKSEGEVSGLIPLLIEPKMAFGTGHHATTALCLKAVAMLWREGAVSANTGFLDLGTGSGILALACAKLGMTGLALDIDPVAVANAQENMALNEIYQGLAIQKGGLEILDPDRRFGLILANILAGPLVRMALTLARRLESGACMVLSGILEEQAERVENAYRDQGLPAPRRLTDGEWVALIWA; from the coding sequence ATGGAACTGTCACGAATAGAATTGCTGGTGGCGGAGGAGAATGAGGATCGGTTCGCCGGTTTTTTGGCACAGCGGGTGTCCTGGGGGTGGGAGGTGGATCTATCCGAGCCGGGGTGGGTTCGGTTCGTGATCCATTTTGAAGCTAGGGACCGAGCTGAGTCTTTGCCACGGGATGCGGATCAGGCCCAGGACTTTCCGCGGAATTTGGCAGGTGAGCTGCTACGGGACGTCCGGCGGGAGTGGCCGGAGGTGGTCTGTTCCGAGTCCACGTATGAGGACAAGGATTGGGGTGAATCCTGGAAAGAATTCTTCAGCCCCGTGCGCGTTGACGACACCTTCCTGGTGCTGCCGCCCTGGCTGAAGTCCGAGGGCGAGGTCTCCGGACTGATTCCCCTGCTCATCGAGCCGAAAATGGCCTTTGGCACCGGGCATCACGCCACCACGGCCCTTTGCCTGAAGGCCGTGGCCATGTTGTGGAGGGAAGGGGCCGTTTCCGCGAATACCGGGTTTCTGGATCTGGGAACCGGCTCCGGCATTCTGGCCCTGGCCTGCGCCAAGCTCGGAATGACCGGTCTGGCCCTGGACATCGATCCCGTGGCCGTGGCCAACGCTCAGGAAAACATGGCCTTGAACGAGATTTACCAGGGGCTGGCCATCCAGAAAGGCGGGCTGGAGATACTCGATCCGGACCGGCGTTTCGGACTGATTCTGGCCAATATCCTGGCCGGTCCGTTGGTGCGTATGGCGCTGACCCTGGCTCGACGCCTGGAGTCCGGGGCATGCATGGTCCTGTCCGGAATTTTGGAGGAGCAGGCCGAGCGGGTGGAAAACGCCTATCGCGACCAGGGGCTGCCCGCTCCACGAAGGCTGACGGACGGTGAGTGGGTCGCGCTGATCTGGGCATGA
- a CDS encoding branched-chain amino acid ABC transporter permease, producing the protein MQRFTVPILLAALFAGLIGMSQGGMIDLYIQSVIMFMGINIILSSSLNIVNGYMGEFSCGHAGFMAVGAYVSSLLSVWLLTDDRVFGPAVLSPEFALVIFPLCLLGGAVAAALAGLLVAIPSFKTRDDYLAIITIASLYIIKSTIENISAIGGPRGFMGMRSTVVFMEDVIELPWMMIWIFICTVFTIWIIRRFVSSTYGKGIIAIRQDEVAAEIMSVNTNKMKVVAFMLSSGLAGLAGGLFAHVLGYVNPGAFGILKTTEIMVMVYLGGMGSLTGSVLSAVLFTLLMEAMRPLQIIKWVIVPLMLIILMHFRPEGIMGNRELSDIFPRLRRWIQFK; encoded by the coding sequence ATGCAGCGTTTTACCGTCCCCATATTGCTGGCCGCGCTTTTCGCCGGACTGATCGGCATGAGCCAGGGCGGCATGATCGACCTTTACATCCAGTCCGTGATCATGTTCATGGGCATCAACATCATCCTTTCCTCCAGCCTGAACATCGTTAACGGGTACATGGGTGAATTCTCCTGCGGGCACGCCGGTTTCATGGCCGTGGGAGCCTACGTTTCCTCCCTGCTTTCGGTCTGGCTGCTGACCGACGACAGGGTTTTCGGGCCCGCGGTGCTGTCCCCGGAGTTTGCCCTGGTCATCTTTCCCCTGTGCCTGTTGGGCGGGGCCGTGGCCGCCGCCCTGGCCGGACTGCTGGTGGCCATCCCTTCGTTCAAGACACGGGACGACTACCTGGCCATTATCACCATCGCTTCCCTGTACATCATCAAGAGCACCATCGAGAACATCAGCGCCATCGGCGGCCCCAGGGGATTCATGGGCATGCGCTCCACGGTGGTGTTCATGGAGGACGTGATCGAGTTGCCCTGGATGATGATCTGGATTTTCATCTGCACCGTCTTCACCATCTGGATCATCCGGCGCTTCGTCTCCTCCACCTACGGCAAGGGAATCATCGCCATCCGCCAGGACGAGGTGGCCGCGGAGATCATGAGCGTGAACACCAACAAGATGAAAGTGGTGGCGTTCATGCTTTCCTCCGGTCTGGCCGGTCTGGCCGGGGGCTTGTTCGCCCATGTCCTGGGCTACGTGAACCCCGGGGCCTTCGGCATCCTGAAGACCACGGAAATCATGGTCATGGTCTACCTGGGCGGCATGGGCTCCCTGACCGGATCAGTGCTTTCCGCGGTGTTGTTCACCCTGCTGATGGAAGCCATGCGGCCCTTGCAGATCATCAAATGGGTGATCGTGCCCCTGATGCTGATCATTTTAATGCACTTCCGGCCCGAGGGGATCATGGGCAACCGGGAGCTGTCAGATATTTTTCCACGCCTGCGCCGCTGGATTCAGTTCAAGTAG
- a CDS encoding branched-chain amino acid ABC transporter permease codes for MESLFQNIMNALQWGSFYSLIALGYCLVYGVLRLINFAHGDIFMVGAFIAYFTATFLMGMYTDFSFGLSNPMVLVLTIPITMILTAGVGVTIERVAYRPLRNKGAHRLYVVITALMCGLILQHANLAVLGASRRSFPDLVERSVYTIGGVTFTNLRVATILAAFLVFAMLYTIISKTRIGMAMRAISYDRFAIPLMGIPVATIVVITFVLGSSLAGLAGLLYSMSYPVLEPYMGAMIGWKAFIAAVVGGIGDIRGAFVGGFLLGFLEIMVVAFFPSTFRDLIAFSILLLILSIKPTGIFGMAQTTKI; via the coding sequence GTGGAATCACTGTTTCAGAACATCATGAACGCCTTGCAGTGGGGTAGCTTTTACTCCCTGATCGCCCTGGGCTATTGCCTGGTCTACGGGGTGCTCCGGCTGATCAACTTCGCCCATGGCGACATCTTCATGGTCGGCGCGTTCATCGCCTACTTCACGGCCACTTTTTTGATGGGCATGTACACGGATTTTTCCTTCGGCCTTTCCAATCCCATGGTGCTGGTCCTGACCATCCCCATCACCATGATTCTCACGGCCGGGGTGGGCGTGACCATCGAGCGGGTGGCTTACCGTCCGCTGCGCAACAAGGGGGCTCACCGGCTTTACGTGGTGATCACTGCCCTGATGTGCGGCCTGATTCTCCAACACGCCAACCTGGCCGTGCTGGGCGCCAGCCGGCGCAGCTTTCCGGACCTGGTGGAGCGCAGCGTGTATACCATCGGCGGGGTCACTTTCACCAATCTGCGCGTGGCCACGATTCTTGCCGCGTTTTTGGTCTTCGCCATGCTCTACACCATCATTTCCAAAACGCGGATTGGAATGGCCATGCGGGCCATCTCCTACGACCGCTTCGCCATTCCGCTGATGGGCATTCCCGTGGCCACCATCGTGGTGATCACCTTTGTTCTCGGCTCATCCCTGGCCGGACTGGCCGGGCTGCTCTATTCCATGTCCTATCCGGTTCTGGAGCCGTACATGGGAGCGATGATCGGCTGGAAGGCCTTTATCGCCGCGGTTGTCGGCGGGATCGGGGACATCCGAGGCGCCTTCGTGGGAGGCTTTCTGCTCGGCTTTCTGGAAATCATGGTCGTGGCCTTTTTCCCGTCCACCTTCCGGGATCTCATCGCCTTCAGCATCCTGCTGCTGATCCTGTCCATCAAACCTACGGGCATCTTCGGCATGGCCCAGACGACGAAGATTTAG
- a CDS encoding ABC transporter substrate-binding protein has translation MIFGCLFVLGGQGEYSRADASNTITLGFVIPLTGDIPKVGESSRYAAEMLREEIMAQGGLEIGGVKHELRFIYEDNESKPESAVMTMLKLIDRDRVLAIVGPQSSKQAVPAGQVANDNRTPMISPWSTNPDATLNRPWVFRAAFLDPFQAPVAVDFAMKQFNADKAAVLFALANDYSKGLAEFFRDDFESKNGKGSVVAFESYGDRDQDFSAQLTKILAAQPDFIFLPNNYNEVALIVRQASDLGWTGPFMGADAWGSAELMTLCGDLCKGHYFSTHYAAAGATGATKDFIEKYQAKYGYTPDDVAALTWDATRLVLEAIQSTGGLSGNLRNDRAAIRDAMAAIEEFDGITGSMRFDDEGDPIKCAVVVKINDAGEFEFTESVCP, from the coding sequence ATGATTTTTGGATGTTTGTTTGTTTTGGGAGGGCAGGGCGAGTACTCCCGGGCCGATGCGTCCAATACCATAACCCTTGGGTTCGTCATTCCCCTGACCGGAGACATCCCCAAGGTCGGTGAATCCTCCCGCTATGCCGCCGAAATGCTTCGCGAGGAGATCATGGCCCAGGGCGGTCTGGAGATCGGGGGCGTCAAGCATGAGTTGCGGTTCATTTACGAGGACAACGAGTCCAAGCCGGAATCCGCGGTCATGACCATGCTCAAGCTGATCGACCGGGACCGCGTTCTGGCCATTGTCGGCCCGCAGTCCAGCAAGCAGGCCGTGCCGGCAGGGCAGGTTGCCAACGACAACCGCACCCCGATGATTTCTCCCTGGTCCACAAACCCTGATGCGACATTGAACCGTCCCTGGGTCTTCCGGGCGGCATTCCTGGATCCGTTTCAGGCTCCCGTGGCCGTGGATTTTGCCATGAAGCAGTTCAATGCCGACAAGGCAGCCGTGCTTTTTGCTCTGGCGAATGATTACAGCAAAGGGCTGGCCGAATTCTTTCGGGATGATTTTGAATCGAAAAATGGCAAAGGCTCCGTTGTGGCCTTTGAATCCTACGGCGATCGGGACCAGGACTTCAGCGCCCAGTTGACCAAGATCCTCGCGGCCCAGCCGGATTTCATCTTCCTGCCCAACAACTACAACGAAGTGGCCCTGATTGTACGCCAGGCCAGCGACCTGGGCTGGACCGGCCCTTTCATGGGGGCTGATGCCTGGGGTTCCGCCGAACTGATGACCCTGTGCGGCGACCTGTGCAAGGGGCACTATTTCTCCACCCACTACGCCGCTGCCGGGGCCACCGGGGCCACCAAGGATTTCATCGAGAAGTACCAAGCCAAGTACGGCTACACTCCGGACGACGTGGCCGCCCTGACCTGGGATGCGACACGCCTGGTCCTCGAGGCAATCCAGTCCACCGGTGGTTTATCCGGGAATCTGCGCAACGACAGAGCCGCCATCCGCGACGCCATGGCCGCTATCGAAGAGTTCGACGGCATCACCGGTTCAATGCGCTTTGACGATGAAGGCGATCCGATCAAATGCGCCGTGGTCGTTAAAATTAACGACGCAGGTGAGTTTGAATTCACCGAGTCTGTTTGTCCGTAA
- a CDS encoding methyl-accepting chemotaxis protein, with protein MRIKLREKVFIPLFIALLMLGAVMYFVTDSNLKRLSNEFVTQIGLGKVAEIEAAMDMASMKAQELTALFTRLQAVQRAYQIALSGNIDDEADPMLQEARQMLRTELLHTLQGYEAVMDDRLKLHFHLPNGRSLVRLWMDRNFRRDGQLIDISDDISGFRQTVMEANRERRMVQGLEVGVGGFDIRSVLPLTSTRGEHLGSVEMLVEFEPILRTAAAGEGQHLLLFMNSDLLRIAQRLQDAEKHPLIGNQFVQVSGADDPAVNSLITPALLAHAKSQLSVAIHDNFSLTAFPLEDYGGRQIGVMVYVLDISKEQELIRHITWLLLGLIGVILLVFAVVGQATVWAAILKPMKQLLGFAQKVGAGDLETRVNLASRDEMEELGIAMNTMVGNLRNKIFEAEQKTKEAAEAVERANICTQDAEDARKEAERARRDGMLQAAERIDQVVARIAASAQEMSSQVDAARQGSEQQKMRTGETATSTEEMNATVLEVAKNASHAAEGSDQAKIKAQSGAEIVQNAVKAIADVQRNALDLKKKIASLGEKAEGIGRIMTVIDDIADQTNLLALNAAIEAARAGDAGRGFAVVADEVRKLAEKTMTATKEVGDYISAIQVEVRDNAASVDQTVESVKGATQLASKSGKELREIVNLAEATSDQVRSIATAAEQQSAASEEITRSVEEIDRISTENAEAMQATSRAIEDLNAGLGELGSLVEELKRVG; from the coding sequence GTGCGCATCAAGCTTCGAGAAAAAGTTTTCATCCCCTTGTTCATCGCCCTGCTCATGCTGGGCGCGGTGATGTATTTCGTGACGGACTCCAATCTGAAACGTCTGAGCAACGAGTTCGTCACCCAGATCGGCCTGGGCAAGGTGGCTGAGATTGAGGCGGCCATGGATATGGCGAGCATGAAAGCGCAGGAATTAACGGCGCTCTTCACCCGGTTGCAGGCGGTCCAACGGGCCTATCAGATCGCCCTTTCCGGAAATATTGATGACGAGGCCGACCCCATGCTCCAGGAGGCCCGCCAGATGTTGCGCACCGAGTTGCTCCACACCCTGCAAGGTTACGAGGCTGTGATGGATGACCGGCTGAAACTGCACTTTCACCTGCCCAACGGACGCAGCCTGGTCCGGCTCTGGATGGACAGGAACTTTCGTCGCGACGGCCAGTTAATCGACATTTCCGACGATATCTCCGGCTTTCGCCAAACCGTCATGGAAGCCAACCGGGAACGGCGCATGGTGCAGGGACTTGAGGTCGGCGTCGGGGGCTTCGACATCCGCAGCGTCCTGCCCCTGACCTCCACCCGGGGCGAACACCTGGGCAGCGTGGAGATGTTGGTGGAGTTCGAACCAATCCTGCGGACCGCGGCCGCTGGGGAAGGACAACACCTGCTTCTGTTCATGAATTCGGATTTGTTGCGCATCGCCCAGCGCCTGCAAGACGCGGAAAAGCATCCCTTAATCGGAAATCAGTTCGTTCAGGTCTCCGGGGCCGACGATCCAGCGGTGAACAGCCTGATCACCCCTGCCCTGCTCGCCCATGCCAAATCACAACTCTCCGTGGCCATCCATGACAACTTCTCCCTGACGGCTTTCCCGCTGGAAGATTACGGCGGACGACAAATCGGGGTGATGGTTTACGTTCTGGACATCTCCAAAGAGCAGGAACTGATCCGCCACATCACCTGGTTGCTGCTCGGCTTGATCGGGGTCATTCTTCTGGTCTTCGCCGTGGTGGGCCAGGCCACGGTGTGGGCCGCGATTCTCAAGCCCATGAAGCAACTGCTCGGCTTTGCCCAAAAAGTCGGTGCCGGCGATCTGGAAACCCGCGTCAACCTCGCCTCCCGTGACGAAATGGAAGAACTGGGCATTGCCATGAATACCATGGTCGGCAACCTGCGGAATAAAATTTTCGAGGCTGAGCAAAAGACCAAGGAAGCGGCCGAAGCCGTGGAACGGGCCAACATCTGCACCCAGGACGCCGAAGATGCCCGCAAGGAAGCCGAACGGGCTCGCCGGGACGGCATGCTTCAGGCCGCGGAGCGCATCGACCAGGTAGTAGCCCGGATCGCCGCTTCGGCCCAGGAGATGTCCAGTCAGGTGGACGCCGCGAGGCAAGGCTCCGAGCAGCAGAAGATGCGCACGGGGGAAACAGCCACGTCCACGGAAGAGATGAACGCCACGGTTCTGGAAGTGGCCAAAAACGCCTCCCATGCGGCCGAAGGTTCGGACCAGGCCAAGATCAAGGCCCAGTCCGGCGCGGAGATCGTTCAAAACGCGGTCAAGGCCATTGCCGACGTGCAACGCAACGCCCTGGATCTGAAAAAGAAAATCGCCAGCCTGGGAGAAAAGGCCGAGGGCATCGGTCGGATCATGACCGTCATCGACGACATCGCGGACCAGACCAACTTGTTGGCCCTAAACGCGGCCATCGAGGCGGCCCGGGCCGGAGACGCCGGACGCGGCTTCGCAGTGGTGGCCGACGAAGTCCGCAAGCTGGCGGAGAAGACCATGACCGCCACCAAGGAGGTCGGCGACTACATCTCCGCCATCCAGGTGGAGGTCCGGGACAATGCGGCCAGCGTGGACCAGACCGTGGAGTCGGTCAAAGGTGCCACTCAGTTGGCCTCTAAATCCGGCAAGGAGCTGCGTGAAATCGTCAACCTAGCCGAAGCCACCTCGGACCAGGTCCGCTCCATCGCCACCGCAGCGGAACAGCAGTCCGCGGCCAGCGAGGAGATCACCCGGTCAGTGGAGGAAATCGACCGCATTTCCACGGAAAACGCCGAAGCCATGCAGGCAACATCCAGGGCCATCGAGGACCTGAACGCGGGCTTGGGTGAACTGGGCAGCCTCGTGGAGGAACTGAAGCGGGTCGGATAG